One stretch of Halobaculum marinum DNA includes these proteins:
- a CDS encoding chemotaxis protein CheD produces the protein MVATDGAVLVTSGLGSCLGVALYHPTTGVGGLLHAMLPEAADRPGADEKFVVDGIDALVDALAAAGAPPDGLHAKVAGAAQMIEFDLGEDAGSVGERNVAAAEAALADRDIPLVDADTGGARGRSLRFETDTGTLHVSYAGGETIVL, from the coding sequence CGCTACCGACGGAGCGGTGCTCGTCACCAGCGGTCTCGGCTCGTGTCTCGGGGTCGCGCTGTACCACCCGACGACCGGCGTCGGCGGACTGCTCCACGCGATGCTGCCCGAGGCGGCAGACCGTCCCGGCGCAGACGAGAAGTTCGTCGTCGATGGGATCGACGCGCTGGTCGACGCGCTGGCGGCCGCCGGTGCACCCCCCGACGGCCTCCACGCCAAGGTGGCGGGCGCCGCCCAGATGATCGAGTTCGACCTCGGCGAGGACGCCGGGTCCGTGGGCGAACGCAACGTCGCGGCCGCCGAGGCCGCGCTCGCCGACCGGGACATCCCGCTCGTCGACGCCGACACCGGCGGCGCTCGCGGTCGCTCGCTGCGCTTCGAGACCGACACCGGAACCCTGCACGTCTCGTACGCCGGCGGCGAGACCATCGTTCTGTAA